One window of the Labeo rohita strain BAU-BD-2019 unplaced genomic scaffold, IGBB_LRoh.1.0 scaffold_174, whole genome shotgun sequence genome contains the following:
- the LOC127158861 gene encoding uncharacterized protein LOC127158861: protein MSANLQNSNHYNLLSDSSRGAGGNYTVSSAALNHTGVYVCRAERGKPAYNTTISNTQLIWVTGVSPPVSLIISPNRTQHFTSVSLSLSCEDQSDSTGWRVRRYTDRYGLKYCSSSVWGSQTGSTCTIRSTMIWDTGVYWCESKSGDKYHPLNITVHSDVILESPVHPVTEGDTLTLHCLYQHTTPPNLRADFYKDESLIQSQTTEMIISTVSKSHEGFYYCKHPERGESPKSWISVTVFHSELLLFLYFFSPYLLVKLHLLKSKKLQSDLNLL from the exons ATGT CTGCAAATTTGCAAAACAGCAATCATTATAATCTGCTCTCAGACAGCAGCAGAGGAGCTGGAGGAAACTACACTGTCAGTTCTGCTGCTCTAAATCACACAGGAGTTTATGTGTGCAGAGCAGAGAGAGGAAAACCAGCCTATAACACAACCATCAGCAACACACAGTTAATATGGGTCACTG GTGTTTCTCCTCCAGTGTCTCTGATCATCAGTCCCAACAGAACTCAACACTtcacatctgtctctctctctctgagctgtGAGGACCAGAGTGACTCTACTGGATGGAGAGTGAGAAGATACACAGACAGATATGGGCTGAAATATTGTTCATCATCAGTGTGGGGATCACAAACAGGATCTACATGTACAATCAGATCCACCATGATATGGGACACTGGAGTGTACTGGTGTGAGTCTAAATCTGGGGATAAATATCATCCTCTTAACATCACTGTACACT CTGATGTGATTCTGGAGAGTCCTGTTCATCCTGTGACTGAAGGAGATACTCTGACTCTACACTGTTTATATCAACATACAACACCACCAAACCTCAGAGCTGATTTCTATAAAGATGAATCACTCATCCAGAGTCAAACTACAGAGATGATCATCTCTACTGTCTCAAAGTCACATGAGGGTTTCTACTACTGCAAACACCCAGAGAGAGGAGAGTCACCCAagagctggatctcagtcaCAG TGTTTCattcagaattattattatttctgtactttttttctccatatttgtTAGTGAAA tTGCATCTGTTGAAGAGCAAGAAACTACAATCTGATCTTAATCTGTTGTGA
- the LOC127158862 gene encoding uncharacterized protein LOC127158862 codes for MEVAVCRHGFLLKALNMYRGEIFAYPLYLQKELMPAKAQFFAMDVACKYWPYLEKAASVLPALKELTRMKPFLSVMHARAHATKCEIKWSGRNQEGAGTTAGEEVEQVNSYLSRCALTTKYMSKAARVDMLTLHAMGWNHKKHLSLHQSLSTRYVKTCQRLRDETARLAELKTELLCSDELVSQWLSDVKEWAAGETPDTSNASRGATHRGLQQSIEGLYLSVRQRKQTLYRQNDSSKLRHRLRRKLAEDKKLLLQEIDKYNGLVLNTATNIDVAVVEHSLTGESTVSQIWPWEVHGSANISIKKQLHDQVMSTMRLQEEKGILVLEMAQHCTWLQSLAVLLKNKISEEDNEGLCCVLRRRLSEVSERMHVALQQYKTALGPEASALLHVEAEDQSGLSSPDTRKAWIRNIAGTSTGPSQLDSRWLMQSLQLSLSIFRCWL; via the exons ATGGAGGTTGCAGTGTGTCGTCATGGATTCCTTCTGAAAGCTCTTAATATGTACAGAGGGGAGATATTTGCCTACCCTCTGTATCTTCAGAAGGAGCTCATGCCAGCCAAGGCACAATTCTTTGCAATGGATGTAGCATGCAAATATTGGCCGTACTTGGAGAAAGCTGCTAGTGTCCTTCCTGCCCTTAAGGAGCTGACCAGAATGAAGCCTTTCCTCAGTGTGATGCATGCTCGAGCCCATGCTACTAAGTGTGAA ATTAAATGGAGTGGTAGGAACCAGGAAGGAGCGGGGACAACCGCCGGTGAAGAGGTTGAGCAAGTGAACAGCTACCTCTCACGTTGTGCCCTAACTACCAAATATATGTCCAAAGCAG CACGCGTGGACATGCTTACATTGCATGCGATGGGGTGGAACCACAAAAAACATCTCTCTCTACATCAGTCACTTTCAACAAGATATGTGAAG ACTTGTCAGAGACTCCGGGATGAAACAGCAAGGCTAGCTGAACTGAAAACTGAGTTACTTTGCTCAGATGAACTGGTGTCACAGTGGCTCTCTGATGTGAAGGAATGGGCAGCTGGCG AGACACCAGATACATCTAATGCCAGTCGAGGCGCCACACACAGAGGACTTCAGCAGTCAATTGAAGGGCTTTACCTTAGTGTGAGGCAGCGGAAGCAAACCCTTTACCGTCAGAATG ACAGCAGCAAGCTTCGCCACCGCCTTCGAAGGAAGCTGGCAGAGGACAAAAAGCTCCTTCTTCAGGAGATAGACAAATATAACGGTCTTGTACTAAACACTGCAACTAACATTGATGTAGCTGTGGTGGAGCATTCCCTGACTGGAGAGAGCACTGTGTCTCAGATATGGCCGTGGGAGGTTCATGGCAGTG CAAACATTTCAATCAAGAAACAACTGCATGACCAAGTGATGTCAACAATGCGACTTCAAGAGGAAAAAGGCATTTTGGTGTTGGAGATGGCACAACACTGCACATGGTTGCAGAGCCTGGCAGTGCTTCTGAAGAACAAGATATCTGAGGAGG ACAACGAGGGACTTTGCTGTGTCTTAAGAAGAAGACTGTCAGAGGTGTCAGAAAGGATGCACGTGGCCCTCCAACAGTACAAGACTGCTTTAGGCCCCGAGGCCTCTGCTCTTCTACATGTTGAAGCAGAAGATCAAAGTGGCCTCAGTAGTCCAGACACCAGAAAAGCCTGGATTAGGAACATTGCAGGAACATCAACTGGCCCGTCTCAGCTCGACTCAAGATGGCTGATGCAGTCGCTGCAACTCAGCTTGTCAATTTTCAGATGCTGGTTATAG